In Acidobacteriota bacterium, one genomic interval encodes:
- a CDS encoding cupin domain-containing protein, with protein sequence MFSKTTIGELAAVLTEPYKHLELGQVNDHAAYVIRFIGEFPFHRHTQDELYLVLEGEVRLEFVNLPPITLKPNESTVVRAYTTHKCYAENALVLLIKPKEMFAAHPSE encoded by the coding sequence ATGTTCAGCAAAACCACCATCGGCGAACTGGCGGCGGTGCTCACCGAGCCGTACAAGCATCTGGAGCTCGGCCAGGTCAACGACCACGCCGCCTACGTGATCCGGTTCATCGGCGAGTTTCCCTTCCACCGCCACACCCAGGACGAGCTGTACCTGGTGCTGGAAGGGGAGGTCCGCCTGGAGTTCGTCAACCTGCCGCCCATCACCCTGAAGCCGAACGAGAGCACCGTTGTGCGCGCCTACACGACGCACAAGTGTTACGCCGAGAACGCCCTGGTGCTCCTCATCAAGCCGAAGGAAATGTTCGCGGCGCATCCGAGCGAGTGA
- a CDS encoding pyruvate carboxylase subunit B produces the protein MNKNPVQITETVLRDAHQSLLATRMRTDDMLKIAAKLDRVGYWSLEVWGGATFDSAMRFLGEDPWERLRRLRQEIPNTRLQMLLRGQNLVGYKHYPDDIVERFIVCARRNGVDVFRIFDALNDIRNMEFSMRIAKREGGHVQATISYTISPVHDIPSFVAMGRELADRGADSICIKDMAGLITPYAAFELITALKRDPGLPVQLHTHYTSGMGTAALLKAVEAGVDVIDTALSSMSLSTSQPPTETLVACLRGTERDTGLDMAALAELARTMTDVRTKYASFEAGIAAVDVNVLQFQVPGGMLSNLVNQLRQQGAMDRYYDVLDEIPRVRKDMGYPPLVTPSSQIVGTQATLNVMCGERYKIIPEEVKQYFRGYYGRPPAPMDPAIQKKAIGDETPITVRPADMLCPGWEDAKQEIGSLATCDEDVLSYALFPQVARSFLDRRRRGMGGKEEVAGAIAAMLFQQQERQVKKTEGIGAPPVALSYWKVLGRQHLRGGWKW, from the coding sequence ATGAACAAAAATCCCGTGCAGATCACCGAAACCGTGCTCCGGGACGCCCACCAGTCCCTGCTGGCGACCCGCATGCGCACCGACGATATGCTGAAGATCGCGGCCAAGCTCGACCGGGTGGGCTACTGGTCGCTGGAGGTCTGGGGCGGCGCCACCTTCGACAGCGCCATGCGCTTCCTGGGGGAGGATCCGTGGGAGCGGCTCCGCCGGCTGCGGCAGGAGATTCCCAACACGCGGCTGCAGATGCTGCTGCGCGGTCAGAACCTGGTGGGCTACAAGCATTACCCGGATGACATCGTCGAGCGGTTCATCGTCTGCGCCCGCCGCAACGGCGTCGACGTGTTCCGCATCTTCGACGCGCTGAACGACATCCGCAACATGGAGTTTTCCATGCGGATCGCCAAGCGGGAAGGCGGCCACGTGCAGGCCACCATCTCATACACCATCAGCCCCGTCCACGACATCCCGTCTTTCGTGGCCATGGGCCGCGAGCTGGCCGACCGCGGCGCCGATTCCATCTGCATCAAGGACATGGCCGGCCTCATCACCCCCTACGCCGCCTTCGAGCTGATCACGGCACTGAAGCGGGACCCCGGCCTGCCGGTGCAACTGCACACGCACTACACCAGCGGCATGGGTACGGCGGCGCTGCTCAAGGCCGTCGAGGCGGGCGTGGACGTGATCGACACGGCGCTGTCCTCGATGTCACTGTCCACGTCGCAGCCGCCCACCGAGACGCTGGTGGCATGCCTGCGCGGCACCGAGCGGGACACCGGCCTCGACATGGCGGCGCTGGCCGAGCTGGCGCGCACCATGACCGACGTCCGGACCAAGTACGCCAGCTTCGAGGCCGGCATCGCCGCCGTGGACGTCAACGTGCTGCAGTTCCAGGTGCCCGGCGGCATGCTCTCCAATCTGGTCAACCAGCTCCGCCAGCAGGGCGCCATGGACCGCTACTACGACGTGCTGGACGAGATCCCGCGCGTCCGCAAGGACATGGGCTATCCGCCGCTGGTCACGCCCTCCTCGCAGATCGTGGGTACGCAGGCCACCCTCAACGTGATGTGCGGCGAGCGGTACAAGATCATCCCCGAGGAGGTCAAGCAGTACTTCCGCGGCTACTACGGCCGGCCGCCGGCACCCATGGATCCCGCGATCCAGAAGAAGGCCATCGGCGACGAGACGCCCATCACGGTGCGCCCGGCCGACATGCTGTGCCCCGGCTGGGAGGACGCGAAACAGGAGATCGGCAGCCTGGCGACCTGCGACGAGGACGTCCTCTCCTACGCGCTGTTTCCCCAGGTCGCCCGGTCGTTCCTGGACCGGCGGCGGCGCGGCATGGGCGGCAAGGAGGAGGTGGCCGGCGCCATCGCCGCCATGCTCTTCCAGCAGCAGGAGCGCCAGGTGAAAAAAACCGAGGGGATCGGGGCGCCGCCCGTGGCGCTTTCCTACTGGAAAGTCCTGGGCCGGCAGCATCTGCGGGGAGGATGGAAATGGTGA